The genomic stretch AATTGATGTAGGTGCTAAATTTGAGATCTATACGATCATTCAAGAACTTGCCAGCGAAGGGAAAGCTGTCGTTGTCATTTCCTCAGAGCTGCCTGAGATCCTCGGTATCTGTGATCGGATTTATGTAATGAACGCGGGAAGAATTACCGGGGAAGTGAACCGGAGTGAAGCGAATCAGGAAGTTTTGATGAAATATATGACCAAGACACCGAGCAAGGGAACAGGAGGGGCTTAAGATGGGGACATTAATAAAGCTGTTTAAAAATAACATTCGCCAGTATGGCATGATTATTGCACTAATTTTGATCATGATCTTGTTTGGACTGCTCAGCGGAGGATTGTTATTCGAACCGATCAACATTACCAATCTTATATTGCAAAATAGTTATATTCTTGTACTAGCGATCGGAATGGTGCTGGTCATCATTACCGGACACATTGATTTATCAGTCGGGTCAGTCGCGGCTCTTGTTGGAGCATGTGCTGCAATCATGATGGTGGACATGAACCTTCATCCTGTCATTGCTGTCATTCTCTCTTTATTACTGGGTGCGCTTATAGGGGCATGGCAGGGGTTTTGGATTGCTTATGTTAGAATTCCGGCCTTTATTGTGACCTTAGCAGGGATGTTACTGTTCCGGGGAATGACGATGATTGTCCTCGAAGGTCAATCCATTTCTCCTTTGCCTGAAGGATTTCAAAAGATCAGTGCCGGATTTATTCCAGACTTCGGTAATATGGAGACAAACTTGGTAGCGCTGCTCGCCGGAATTGTGGTAACGATTCTATACGTGATGAGTGAAGTGAAAAATCGCAGAAATCAGCAGAAGTATCAGTTCGAGACGATTTCAAGTTCTCTATTTATTGCTAAATTAGTTGTGATTGCTGCCGTCATTAACATATTCTCTTTTGCGCTTGCTAGTTATGCAGGTATACCAAACATTCTGATCTTGCTAGCAGTGCTAATTGTTGGATACTCTTTTATCATGAACAGGACTGTTATGGGACGTCATATCTATGCGATTGGAGGAAACGAGAAAGCCGCAGGTCTCTCTGGGGTAAAAACAAAAAAAGTAACCTTCTGGGTATTCGTTAATATGGGCGTTCTTGCAGCTATCTCTGGCTTAATCTTTACGGCAAGATTAAACGCAGCTATTCCAAGAGCGGGAACAAACTTTGAGCTTGATGCCATCGCAGCTGCCTTTATTGGCGGAGCATCTGCTTCCGGCGGGATCGGAACGGTGTATGGTGCAATTATTGGCGGTCTCGTTATGGGTGTACTGAACAACGGGATGTCATTGATTGGCCTTGGTATAGACTGGCAGCAAGGGATTAAGGGACTTGTTCTCTTGTTAGCGGTAGCTTTTGATATCTACAATAAGAATAAAAGAGCAGCTTAGAATGATCGGGTAGGAGATGTCCTTTCTTATATAAAGTGACCGGTAAGTGATAGGTTTTCACCTATTACTTATCGGTTTTTTTATTGAGCAATCCATTTTTCTTATTGTGCAGCTTCAATGTGAACGAATAGAGGAGTTATGGTCTCTGATGAAGAAGCAATCCTTAATATGGGAACTGCACCAACGCTCATGCATGGATCTTCCTATAATACAGGTTGAGGTGATTTAGTTGGCAAAACAAACATTTGTGCTTGCACCGGATTCATTTAAAGAAAGTATGACAGCTAAAGAAGTATGTATTGCTATAGAAAAGGGACTGCGAAAATCCTTTCCAGAAGCGAATTATCTGCATGTACCTATGGCAGATGGAGGCGAAGGGACAGTCCAATCTCTGGTAGATGCCACAGGCGGAAGAATGTTCGAAAAAGAAGTGACAGGTCCTCTAGGAAACCAAGTAACTGCAAAATTCGGAATTATGGGAGACGGCACAACCGCTGCCATTGAAATGGCTTCAGCAAGCGGGATCCACTATGTAACGAAAGATACGAAAAATCCCATGATTACGACCACCTATGGAACAGGAGAACTAATCCGTGAATGTCTAGATCAAGGTATAAAGAAAATTATAATGGGTATCGGCGGCAGTGCAACCAATGACGGCGGAACAGGTATGGCGGAAGCGCTCGGAGCTAAATTCCTTGATCAGAAAGGAAAAACTCTTTCTCGCGGAGGCGGTAATCTTGGTCGGCTACATACGATTGATGTGGCAGAACTTGATCCCAGACTTCAGGAGGTGGAAATTGTCGTTGCCTGTGATGTAACCAATCCACTGTGCGGTGAGAATGGTGCGTCGCATGTTTTTGGTCCACAAAAAGGGGCTACCCCTGAAATGGTCCTTCAGTTAGATAACAATCTAGCTCATTATGCGGAGGTAGTGAAGACTGTGCTGAACAAAGATATCCGTAATGTTCCTGGCGCGGGTGCAGCAGGCGGGCTGGGTGCAGGATTACTCATTTTCACAAAATCCACACTTCAAAGAGGCATTGATATTATTATTCAATACACGGGGCTGCGCGAGAAACTTGCTGGGGCTGATTACTGCTTCACAGGAGAGGGCGGAATGGACTTTCAGACCAAATTCGGTAAGACACCTTACGGCGTGGCCAAAGTTGCAAAAGAAAAAGGAATCCCTGTTATTGCACTTGCTGGTTATATTGGAGAAGGCGTGGAGGTTCTCTATGAAGAAGGGATCAATGCGATTTTTGGTATTGTTCCTGGTGCTCAAGAGATTGAAAAACTGCTTGCCGATGGTCCTCGTAATGTCGAGCGTACAAGTGAAAATATTGGTAGGCTGCTTAGCTTGAAAATCTAAATGGAAGAGCAGAGAAAACAAAGGATAGTAGAACCGTGCTTTGCCGGATAAAACGAAAAGGGGATTTGAATGAAATCTATAAGTTTTTTGTTTGGATTGCTTCTATTGTCTGCTACCATTTTAGTGGCGTGTACCTCTAATTCTTTGATGAGAAGTTCGGAGAAACAGCAGATCGTGGAACATGTGAAGACAGTGGAAGAGAGTGAATTTGATCTTATTTACTTTAACAAATCCTATAAACAATATCATAACGCTATAAATGAAATTGTAAGTGAAGAATACTGGGCATCTATCCGTAGTGAGATTATATTTGGATATGATAGTGCTACATACACCCGAGATGATTTGGTGAATATGCCTCAAGAGGAGTACGACAAACATAAAGAACATATGCTTAATTTAATTCATGGAATTGGTATGGAAAAACTTAGTGCAACGGTGCGCATATCGGATGTGTATGAAGGGGAACAGTCTAATCAAGTTAATATATACACGATTGAAAATAAAGAGTTGAAAGATCAACCGTTCTCCGCAACTACTAAGAAGTATACATTGGAGAAATACAACGAAAAATGGCTTATTACTAAAGTAGAGCAAGATAAATTTAATTATGTAAACGAGCAGACAGCAGAGGAGATGGAAGAGGGAATCAAGGGACTTAATTATCAAACCCATGAGGGCAAAGTTATTGGTTATCCGACAGTAATAGTGTTGTCAGGCGTAGGAAAAGTATAGGGTTTAATAGTGACATTGGAATTAACAGATAGAGGAGGATCGTTACAATGAATACAGAGGTACTGTTCACAGAAGAGCCGATATTTGAAACGGAACGAATAATACTTAGAAGATTAGATATGGATGACCTGGAAGAATACTATCATTTTGCTTCAGACCCGTTCGTATCGGAACGGACATTATGGAATCGGCATGAATCTACCGAGGACACCCGAGTGTTCTTAGAGAAAGTACAGAAATCATTTATAGAGAAAATAGCCTATCGTTGGGCTGTTATTTATAAGCCGGAACAAAGATTAATAGGAAGAATTGGATTTATTCATTTGGACGAAATACACAGCTGTGCAGAAATCGGATATGCAATTTCTAGTAGATATTGGGGAAAGGGTATCACTACGGAAGCAATAAAGGAAGTGATTAAATATGGGTTTAGTCATATGAATATAAATCGAATTGAAGGAAGATGTAACATAGATAACTTAAGTTCAGCCCGGATTATGAAAAAAGTCGGGATGAAGGAGGAAGGCATACTTCGAGAAAAGTTTCAGATCAAAGGAGAATTTGTGGACCAGATTCAGTTTGCGATGATTAGGAAAGATGTGCAAGAAGAAATATGGAAGTTTTAGGAAAGGAGGCAACAATACTTGAAATCGACGATGAAAGTAGCAGGAATATTTATCCTTTTCGCTCTACTTGCGTATGTGATTGTATCTTATAGTCTTAACACTTCGAATTCAAGCCATAACAAGCCTTATGATGGGAGGGAGCTCCACATTGGTATGGTAGGTGAAGCACCCGTGGTACGCGAGAAGCAGGTTTCTTTTCATAAAATAAATCTTGAGCAGATGAAGGAAGAAAGCAGCCATTTGGATGCTATTTTTATTAGTAAAGAATTTTTATCAAAGGCTGCTGCACCAGAGTTTGCAAAAGTATATAAGGAATTAGAGATCCCCGTGTTCTTTCTACAATCCGAGCGGAGTTACGTTCCTTTCTTCTATGAAGAGCTTAGTTATGAAGATGCACCAGATACATCGGTTGATCTTAGCTATGCAACTGCACTCGTTCCGCAGCAAGGAAATGAAATGGGATACTGGCAGTTTGGAGTCTATAATGACAGACGGAGTAAAAGAAATATTCAGTCTGCTTACTCCAAGATGTTTGAGGCTATTGATCAAGGAAGTATTCATGATGGAGAGAAGTAATTACGCTTCAAGAGGATTTAATTAGTTATAAACATATAAAATTTTACATAATAATGGTACAATTAGGAATAAGTTGTTTACTCAGGACTTGAGGGAAAGAGGCAAGTCCTTTTTTATTTTATATTAGAGGAGGAGTGTATGCTCATGGATCAAGGAATCGGTGTTTTCAGTATTATACCCATATTTTTAATTATCTGGTATGTCGTTTGTCTAGGATTAGGTATTTATTGTTTTGTATTATTCGTGAAACTGGCGCGGAGAGGGATTGCTGCGCTTGATATTTACATCGGTAAACATAAGAATCCAAACAATCGGATAGACCAAGAGCTGTAGTACTCTAACTTATATAGAATGAAGACATACATAGTCGCCGCTTAGCCTATTGCTGAGGGCGGCTTTTTTTCTGATAAAAATTCTATGAAACAAGGCACCTACTGCTAACGTTAATAATCATGTAGAATAGATATATTCTAATACATTACATCTTAGAGAGGAGCATGACTACACGATGAATAATAAATGGAAGAACCTTATTTTGATTCTTACCTCCATTTTACTGATTTTTGGAACGGTACAAGCGAAGAAAAAGTATGCCCAGTATCAAAATACACACAGGT from Paenibacillus polygoni encodes the following:
- a CDS encoding glycerate kinase family protein, giving the protein MAKQTFVLAPDSFKESMTAKEVCIAIEKGLRKSFPEANYLHVPMADGGEGTVQSLVDATGGRMFEKEVTGPLGNQVTAKFGIMGDGTTAAIEMASASGIHYVTKDTKNPMITTTYGTGELIRECLDQGIKKIIMGIGGSATNDGGTGMAEALGAKFLDQKGKTLSRGGGNLGRLHTIDVAELDPRLQEVEIVVACDVTNPLCGENGASHVFGPQKGATPEMVLQLDNNLAHYAEVVKTVLNKDIRNVPGAGAAGGLGAGLLIFTKSTLQRGIDIIIQYTGLREKLAGADYCFTGEGGMDFQTKFGKTPYGVAKVAKEKGIPVIALAGYIGEGVEVLYEEGINAIFGIVPGAQEIEKLLADGPRNVERTSENIGRLLSLKI
- the mmsB gene encoding multiple monosaccharide ABC transporter permease, with protein sequence MGTLIKLFKNNIRQYGMIIALILIMILFGLLSGGLLFEPINITNLILQNSYILVLAIGMVLVIITGHIDLSVGSVAALVGACAAIMMVDMNLHPVIAVILSLLLGALIGAWQGFWIAYVRIPAFIVTLAGMLLFRGMTMIVLEGQSISPLPEGFQKISAGFIPDFGNMETNLVALLAGIVVTILYVMSEVKNRRNQQKYQFETISSSLFIAKLVVIAAVINIFSFALASYAGIPNILILLAVLIVGYSFIMNRTVMGRHIYAIGGNEKAAGLSGVKTKKVTFWVFVNMGVLAAISGLIFTARLNAAIPRAGTNFELDAIAAAFIGGASASGGIGTVYGAIIGGLVMGVLNNGMSLIGLGIDWQQGIKGLVLLLAVAFDIYNKNKRAA
- a CDS encoding GNAT family N-acetyltransferase, encoding MNTEVLFTEEPIFETERIILRRLDMDDLEEYYHFASDPFVSERTLWNRHESTEDTRVFLEKVQKSFIEKIAYRWAVIYKPEQRLIGRIGFIHLDEIHSCAEIGYAISSRYWGKGITTEAIKEVIKYGFSHMNINRIEGRCNIDNLSSARIMKKVGMKEEGILREKFQIKGEFVDQIQFAMIRKDVQEEIWKF